A genomic window from Aquabacterium sp. OR-4 includes:
- a CDS encoding TonB-dependent receptor — MTLRLRPTPLCLAVLTALGVFGSAAQGQTPVSPPPPPPPGDRADPPEPMQGATQRGQLQSVIVTAERRAANAQKTSIAMQVVTGAEIAQQGLSSGAELLKNAASVEVQGAARGNIVAMRGVGSDMPPGMGESAVSTNYDGIYSFRAETTTLGFFDLDRVEVLRGPQGTLYGRNAASGAVNFITRDPVLGRRDGQASLEMGSHKLVRGEVGFTVPVNEMIALRASAAAISRDGFLSDGFNDAQASGVRLKALFQPSQGLRVLAGVERIHLGGKGVGLIPDANWDNAATRLTAERHTDSAGAFDNAEKVGTQSYDATKLWAQIDADVGIGTLTLLPAWQNASGDVYRKWDASHRGAETWSYDPNPARQKSLEVRLASQAGSPLQWVMGVYRYDMRNVQSCFLGCGSTPESIDTTRSNAVFGQTTVPLGQGLRLVAGLRHTSDRKTNVFRPGGETWRSNDGKLSLEYDWLPQAMAYATLSTAYRPGGFNTFNATSPRFEAEHLRSMELGLKSRWLANTLQFNAALYQMNYRNYQAIDNYLNPAPATPADFFLSNVLNVPRQTIRGLELETQALLPTGTWLRGSLAWLDAKLGELRLHDFASASEFSMAGAPLPHAPRLTLKAGVEHPIELRGGTVTLRADLRHTSQQYVSISESAATLQPAYSQLDLSLQYRPDSDRWGVNLYVKNAGNYVPKTGEFFGYSTVGAPRTYGLVLTNKF, encoded by the coding sequence ATGACCCTGCGCCTTCGACCCACCCCCCTGTGCCTGGCCGTGCTCACCGCGCTGGGCGTGTTCGGCAGCGCGGCGCAGGGCCAGACGCCTGTGTCCCCACCGCCACCGCCGCCGCCTGGCGATCGCGCCGACCCACCCGAGCCCATGCAGGGCGCCACCCAGCGCGGCCAGCTGCAGAGCGTGATCGTCACCGCCGAGCGCCGCGCCGCCAATGCGCAGAAGACCTCGATCGCGATGCAGGTGGTCACCGGCGCCGAGATTGCGCAGCAGGGCCTCTCGAGCGGCGCCGAGCTGCTGAAAAACGCGGCCAGCGTGGAGGTGCAGGGCGCCGCCCGCGGCAACATCGTGGCCATGCGCGGCGTGGGCTCCGACATGCCACCGGGCATGGGCGAGTCGGCCGTGTCCACCAACTACGACGGCATCTACAGCTTTCGCGCCGAGACCACCACGCTGGGCTTCTTCGACCTCGACCGGGTGGAGGTGCTGCGTGGCCCGCAGGGCACGCTGTACGGCCGCAACGCCGCCTCGGGCGCGGTGAACTTCATCACCCGCGACCCGGTGCTCGGGCGGCGCGATGGCCAGGCCTCGCTGGAGATGGGCAGTCACAAGCTGGTGCGCGGCGAGGTGGGATTCACCGTTCCGGTCAACGAGATGATCGCGCTGCGCGCCTCGGCCGCCGCCATCAGCCGCGACGGCTTTCTCAGCGATGGCTTCAACGATGCCCAGGCCAGTGGCGTGCGGCTGAAGGCCCTGTTCCAGCCCAGCCAGGGCCTGCGCGTGCTGGCCGGCGTGGAGCGCATCCACCTGGGTGGCAAGGGCGTGGGCCTGATCCCCGATGCCAACTGGGACAACGCCGCCACCCGCCTCACCGCCGAGAGGCACACCGACAGCGCGGGCGCCTTCGACAACGCCGAGAAGGTGGGCACCCAGAGCTACGACGCCACCAAGCTGTGGGCGCAGATCGATGCCGATGTGGGCATCGGCACGCTCACGCTGCTGCCGGCCTGGCAGAACGCCAGCGGCGACGTGTACCGCAAGTGGGATGCCTCGCACCGCGGTGCCGAGACCTGGAGCTACGACCCCAACCCGGCGCGCCAGAAGAGCCTGGAGGTGCGCCTGGCCTCGCAGGCCGGTTCGCCGCTGCAGTGGGTGATGGGTGTCTACCGCTACGACATGCGCAATGTGCAGAGCTGCTTCCTGGGCTGCGGCAGCACGCCCGAGAGCATCGACACCACGCGCTCGAACGCCGTGTTCGGCCAGACCACCGTGCCGCTGGGCCAGGGCCTGCGCCTGGTGGCCGGGCTGCGCCACACCAGCGACAGAAAGACCAATGTGTTCCGCCCCGGCGGCGAGACCTGGCGCAGCAACGACGGCAAGCTGTCGCTCGAATACGACTGGCTGCCGCAGGCCATGGCCTATGCCACGCTGTCCACGGCCTACCGGCCGGGAGGCTTCAACACCTTCAATGCCACCAGCCCGCGCTTCGAGGCCGAGCACCTGCGCAGCATGGAGCTGGGCCTGAAGAGCCGTTGGCTGGCCAACACGCTGCAGTTCAACGCTGCGCTCTACCAGATGAACTATCGCAACTACCAGGCCATCGACAACTACCTGAACCCGGCGCCGGCCACGCCGGCCGACTTCTTCCTGTCGAACGTGCTGAACGTGCCGCGCCAGACCATCCGCGGCCTGGAGCTGGAAACCCAGGCCCTGCTGCCCACCGGCACCTGGCTGCGCGGCAGCCTGGCCTGGCTGGACGCCAAGCTGGGCGAGTTGCGCCTGCACGACTTTGCCAGCGCCAGCGAGTTCAGCATGGCCGGTGCGCCGCTGCCGCATGCACCGCGCCTCACGCTCAAGGCGGGGGTCGAGCACCCGATCGAGCTGCGCGGCGGCACCGTGACGCTGCGAGCCGATCTGCGCCACACCAGCCAGCAGTACGTGTCGATCAGCGAGAGCGCGGCAACGCTGCAGCCGGCCTACAGCCAGCTGGACCTGTCGCTGCAGTACCGCCCCGACAGCGACCGCTGGGGCGTGAACCTCTACGTCAAGAACGCCGGCAACTACGTGCCCAAGACCGGCGAATTCTTCGGCTACAGCACCGTGGGCGCGCCGCGCACCTACGGCCTGGTGTTGACCAACAAGTTCTGA
- a CDS encoding alpha/beta fold hydrolase has translation MSLLSWPRRRMCWRLPLLLALASGQAAAQPVETGSRVLAREAVIQEFADAQSRFIDIDGVAVHYKDQGHGPAVLLVHGTLGDQADWDGWAAVLSRRYRVLRLDLPSFGLSGPIGNGNYSVDRMLALVDGFMDEMGAERFAIAGTSYGGLVAFRYAATRSDRISALILANSAGIETGKPPATAASALGRAGIFHAAVVTAADIEKNLRHVLADPALVTPLMVRRKLAFANIRGRGEESVAGRVLYERGNPQRVLAHARAPALVLWGAANQALDPRTADAFVAAMKNACSAERIVYRDAGHLLIVDKAVQSATDAMAFLDRSLGGGLHCRTKS, from the coding sequence ATGAGCCTTTTGTCCTGGCCGCGGCGGCGCATGTGCTGGCGCCTGCCCCTGCTGCTGGCACTGGCCAGTGGCCAGGCGGCGGCCCAGCCTGTCGAGACCGGCAGCCGCGTGCTGGCGCGCGAGGCTGTCATTCAGGAATTCGCCGACGCGCAGTCCCGGTTCATCGACATCGATGGCGTTGCGGTGCACTACAAGGACCAGGGCCACGGCCCCGCCGTGCTGCTGGTGCACGGCACCCTGGGCGACCAGGCCGACTGGGACGGCTGGGCGGCGGTGTTGTCCAGGCGTTACCGGGTGCTGCGCCTGGACCTGCCGTCCTTCGGCCTCAGCGGCCCCATCGGCAACGGCAACTACTCGGTCGACCGCATGCTTGCGCTGGTCGACGGCTTCATGGACGAGATGGGGGCCGAGCGTTTTGCCATCGCGGGCACTTCTTACGGTGGCCTGGTGGCCTTCCGTTATGCCGCGACGCGCAGCGACCGGATCAGCGCGCTGATCCTTGCCAACTCGGCCGGCATCGAGACCGGCAAACCACCGGCCACGGCGGCATCAGCCCTAGGGCGGGCCGGCATCTTCCACGCCGCCGTCGTCACGGCTGCCGACATCGAGAAAAACCTGCGCCACGTGCTGGCCGACCCCGCGCTGGTGACGCCGCTGATGGTCCGACGCAAACTGGCCTTTGCCAACATCCGCGGCCGTGGCGAAGAGTCGGTGGCCGGCCGGGTGCTCTACGAGCGTGGCAACCCGCAGCGCGTGCTGGCCCATGCGCGCGCGCCGGCACTGGTGCTGTGGGGCGCGGCCAACCAGGCCCTGGACCCCAGAACCGCAGACGCCTTCGTCGCCGCCATGAAAAACGCCTGCAGCGCCGAGCGCATCGTCTACCGCGACGCCGGTCACCTGCTGATCGTCGACAAGGCGGTGCAGAGCGCGACCGACGCGATGGCCTTTCTTGACCGCAGCCTCGGCGGCGGCCT
- a CDS encoding SDR family NAD(P)-dependent oxidoreductase: MTDTTRGIFKPARPATRGDRLAGKVAVVTGIGAGIGQGIARLFAMQGAQVLGCDINAAAAQATVDACTAEGLAVHSLHPLDLTQPDAAATLMQQAAMRFGGIDIVVNAAAFGAFEWLEQMDYQSQWRRTLTGEVDIVFLACQAAWPHLKARGGGAVLNFASANARMALPLSPALAHCAGKGAVLAMSRQLAMEGGPHGIRVNTISPALVVSAATREPLANIPGFEAQVLGKFMVKRLGQPEDIAWAALYLASDEASWVTAADFAIDAGATAW, from the coding sequence ATGACTGACACGACACGAGGCATCTTCAAGCCGGCGCGCCCGGCCACGCGCGGTGACCGCCTGGCCGGCAAGGTGGCCGTGGTCACCGGCATCGGCGCCGGCATCGGCCAGGGCATTGCGCGCCTGTTTGCCATGCAGGGCGCCCAGGTGCTGGGCTGCGACATCAACGCCGCGGCCGCGCAGGCCACGGTGGACGCCTGCACCGCCGAGGGCCTGGCGGTGCACAGCCTGCACCCGCTGGACCTGACCCAGCCCGATGCCGCCGCCACGCTGATGCAGCAGGCCGCGATGCGCTTTGGCGGCATCGACATCGTGGTCAACGCCGCAGCCTTCGGCGCCTTCGAATGGCTGGAGCAGATGGACTACCAAAGCCAGTGGCGGCGCACCCTCACTGGCGAGGTCGACATCGTGTTCCTGGCCTGCCAGGCCGCCTGGCCGCACCTGAAGGCGCGCGGTGGCGGCGCGGTGCTCAACTTTGCCAGTGCCAATGCACGCATGGCGCTGCCGCTGTCGCCAGCGCTGGCGCACTGCGCCGGCAAGGGCGCGGTGCTGGCCATGAGCCGCCAGCTGGCGATGGAAGGCGGGCCGCACGGCATCCGCGTCAACACCATCAGCCCGGCCCTGGTGGTGAGCGCCGCCACCCGCGAGCCGCTGGCCAACATCCCTGGCTTCGAAGCCCAGGTGCTGGGCAAGTTCATGGTCAAGCGCCTGGGCCAGCCCGAAGACATCGCCTGGGCCGCGCTGTACCTGGCTTCCGACGAAGCCAGCTGGGTGACGGCCGCCGACTTTGCCATCGATGCCGGGGCCACGGCGTGGTAG
- a CDS encoding winged helix-turn-helix transcriptional regulator, producing the protein MAATAPPSQPRQLAAVPAQPDLAAVQSVIGTDRPAQAHARHLHNLARLLANMACYGKRRDDPVRTVPALLGDRWSSLVMHLLSGGMLRHTELRRLIGLVSAEQDISQRVLTLKLRTLERDGLVLRQATTDVPPRMTYQLSALGEQAYAHFSALVRWAEQTSAAVRAARDDYDRRHPGAVDAAGHAAAGGSGDDAADEAADAPGH; encoded by the coding sequence ATGGCCGCCACGGCCCCGCCCTCACAGCCACGCCAGCTTGCCGCCGTGCCGGCCCAGCCCGATCTGGCCGCCGTGCAGTCGGTGATCGGCACCGACCGGCCTGCCCAGGCGCATGCGCGCCATCTGCACAACCTGGCCCGGCTGCTGGCCAACATGGCCTGCTACGGCAAGCGCCGCGACGACCCGGTGCGCACCGTGCCGGCCCTGCTGGGCGACCGCTGGAGCTCGCTGGTGATGCACCTGCTCAGCGGCGGCATGCTGCGCCACACCGAGCTGCGCCGGCTGATCGGCCTGGTGTCGGCCGAGCAGGACATCTCGCAGCGCGTGCTCACGCTCAAGCTGCGCACGCTCGAGCGCGACGGCCTGGTGCTGCGCCAGGCCACCACCGACGTGCCGCCGCGCATGACCTACCAGCTCAGCGCGCTGGGCGAACAGGCCTATGCGCATTTCTCGGCGCTGGTGCGCTGGGCCGAGCAGACCAGCGCCGCGGTGCGTGCCGCGCGCGATGACTACGACCGCCGCCATCCCGGTGCGGTGGACGCGGCGGGCCACGCGGCCGCCGGCGGTTCAGGCGACGACGCCGCCGACGAAGCGGCCGACGCCCCGGGCCACTGA
- a CDS encoding flavin monoamine oxidase family protein, which translates to MIVQGVTRRGALGLGAAALVANAGWAGAEPAAADVLVLGAGMAGLHAARMLQGAGLRVTVLEGSERVGGRCWTATDVPGRPELGAAQIGPGYGRVRSHAAELGVALVNPPPGGASQMGLGSMAVSVYGQPAVSRPWADSPLNRLAPHERALQPLQLYGHYINSRSPLVELADWLKPEFAALDRMSLRQFFTAQGASSEALRLLNVNVSARDLDEANALDAMRKNHFYRWEARSGATSKVRDGTSALTDAMAASLARPVQLRRSVHRVQAGPAATVVSCEDGSVHRARACLSTLPLSVMKRLRIDGVAGIAVPPPQRAAWADITYGQLVQVFLEVKSPFWEKDGLSPELWSDGPIERVFPMSSRDGGHGHLVAFINGAATDRLNRLSASAVGEYFLRELARLRPSTLGAVRVTHVHNWTTQPFARGHVAGFRPGGIARCMPWLARPVGALYFAGEHCGRLHAGLEAACESAEAAVMQLLADIDNKG; encoded by the coding sequence ATGATCGTTCAAGGCGTGACTCGGCGCGGCGCGCTGGGGCTGGGTGCTGCGGCCCTGGTGGCAAATGCCGGCTGGGCTGGCGCAGAACCGGCGGCGGCCGATGTGCTGGTGCTGGGGGCGGGCATGGCGGGTCTGCATGCCGCACGCATGCTGCAGGGCGCCGGCCTGAGGGTGACGGTGCTGGAAGGCAGTGAGCGCGTGGGCGGCCGCTGCTGGACGGCAACCGATGTGCCCGGCCGGCCCGAGCTGGGCGCGGCGCAGATCGGCCCCGGCTACGGGCGGGTGCGCAGCCATGCCGCCGAGCTGGGGGTGGCCCTGGTCAATCCGCCGCCCGGCGGCGCCTCGCAGATGGGCCTGGGCAGTATGGCGGTCAGCGTCTACGGCCAGCCGGCGGTGTCGCGGCCCTGGGCCGATTCGCCGCTCAACCGCCTGGCGCCCCATGAGCGCGCGCTGCAGCCCCTGCAGCTTTATGGGCACTACATCAACAGCCGGTCGCCGCTGGTCGAGCTGGCGGACTGGCTCAAGCCCGAGTTCGCCGCGCTCGACCGGATGTCCCTGCGCCAGTTCTTCACCGCGCAGGGCGCCTCGTCCGAGGCCTTGCGGCTGCTCAACGTCAATGTGAGCGCGCGTGACCTCGACGAGGCGAATGCGCTCGACGCGATGCGCAAGAACCACTTCTACCGCTGGGAGGCCCGCAGCGGCGCCACCAGCAAGGTGCGCGACGGCACCAGCGCGCTGACCGATGCCATGGCCGCGTCGCTGGCACGGCCGGTGCAGCTGCGGCGCAGCGTGCACCGTGTCCAGGCCGGCCCGGCAGCCACCGTGGTGAGCTGCGAGGACGGCAGCGTGCACCGTGCGCGGGCCTGCCTGTCGACCCTGCCGCTGTCGGTCATGAAACGCCTGCGCATCGACGGCGTCGCCGGGATCGCGGTGCCGCCGCCGCAGCGCGCGGCCTGGGCCGACATCACCTACGGCCAGCTGGTGCAGGTGTTTCTGGAGGTGAAGTCACCGTTCTGGGAAAAGGACGGCCTGTCGCCCGAGTTGTGGTCGGACGGGCCCATCGAGCGGGTGTTCCCGATGTCGTCCCGGGACGGCGGCCACGGCCACCTGGTGGCCTTCATCAACGGCGCGGCCACGGACCGGCTGAACCGGCTGTCGGCATCCGCCGTGGGCGAGTACTTCCTGCGCGAGCTGGCGCGGCTGCGGCCATCCACGCTAGGCGCCGTTCGCGTGACCCATGTGCACAACTGGACCACCCAGCCGTTCGCGCGCGGCCATGTTGCCGGTTTCAGGCCAGGCGGCATCGCCCGCTGCATGCCATGGCTGGCCCGGCCGGTGGGCGCGCTTTACTTCGCCGGCGAGCACTGTGGCCGGTTGCATGCCGGCCTGGAGGCGGCTTGCGAATCGGCCGAGGCGGCCGTGATGCAACTGCTTGCCGACATCGACAACAAGGGCTGA
- a CDS encoding MFS transporter: MTSRTETSSPLRCAPDEEVNEFRRDHAWRVVLAAWVGVAMGLTALPFYTLGIFAKPLALEFGWSRAVIQSGFSFSMLGVICSAWAAGWAIDRFGVRRVALFSQVGLALGFVGLAAQTGSSTLWQVSWLLLAVLGVGTTPLTWSRGIAAWFDQRRGLALGVALSGTGVTALVAPPLVNLIVSAHGWRAGYMAVALAIVLVAVPAVWLMFRDKPRAAPTAQAQAGDGLRLAQALRSRHFWLLIVGFWLICAAVSGLIPNLVPMLTDSGLTMTQAAGYASLLGLNVMAGRLLAGWLLDRFWGPGVALVLLMPPAVACLLLAVPQWPGAAVMMIGLAAGAEFDLIAYLCLRYFGTRNFGQIYAWQWVNFSVAAGAGPIAFAMIFDHSGSYHHALLAAAALLVLGPLLLLGLGRYPKAWPAG, encoded by the coding sequence ATGACCTCTCGTACTGAAACGTCCTCGCCCCTGCGCTGTGCCCCTGACGAGGAAGTCAACGAGTTCCGCCGCGACCATGCCTGGCGCGTGGTGCTGGCGGCCTGGGTGGGCGTGGCCATGGGCTTGACCGCGCTGCCCTTTTACACGCTGGGCATCTTTGCCAAGCCGCTGGCGCTGGAGTTCGGCTGGTCACGCGCGGTGATCCAGAGCGGCTTCAGCTTCTCGATGCTGGGCGTGATCTGCAGCGCCTGGGCGGCCGGCTGGGCGATCGACCGGTTTGGCGTGCGGCGGGTGGCGCTGTTCAGCCAGGTCGGCCTGGCGCTGGGCTTTGTCGGCCTGGCCGCGCAAACGGGTTCGTCGACCCTGTGGCAGGTCAGCTGGCTGCTGCTGGCCGTGCTGGGGGTTGGCACCACACCACTGACCTGGTCGCGCGGCATCGCCGCGTGGTTCGACCAGCGCCGCGGCCTGGCATTGGGCGTGGCGCTCAGCGGCACCGGCGTGACGGCCCTGGTGGCGCCGCCGCTGGTGAACCTGATCGTCAGCGCCCATGGCTGGCGTGCCGGCTACATGGCCGTGGCGCTGGCCATCGTGCTGGTGGCCGTGCCGGCAGTCTGGCTGATGTTCCGCGACAAGCCGCGTGCTGCGCCAACCGCCCAGGCGCAGGCGGGCGACGGCCTGCGCCTGGCCCAGGCGCTGCGCAGCCGGCACTTCTGGCTGCTGATCGTCGGCTTCTGGCTGATCTGCGCCGCGGTGTCGGGCCTGATCCCGAACCTGGTGCCGATGTTGACCGACAGCGGCTTGACGATGACCCAGGCCGCCGGCTACGCCAGCCTGCTGGGCTTGAACGTGATGGCCGGCCGCCTGCTGGCGGGCTGGTTGCTGGATCGCTTCTGGGGCCCTGGCGTGGCGCTGGTGCTGCTGATGCCGCCCGCCGTGGCCTGCCTGCTGCTGGCGGTGCCGCAGTGGCCTGGCGCGGCCGTGATGATGATCGGCCTGGCGGCCGGCGCCGAATTCGACCTGATCGCCTACCTGTGCCTGCGCTACTTCGGCACGCGCAACTTCGGCCAGATCTACGCGTGGCAGTGGGTCAACTTCTCGGTGGCGGCCGGCGCCGGGCCGATCGCCTTCGCGATGATCTTCGACCACAGCGGCAGCTACCACCATGCGCTGCTGGCTGCCGCGGCGCTGCTGGTGCTGGGCCCCCTGCTGCTGCTGGGCCTGGGCCGCTACCCGAAGGCCTGGCCGGCCGGCTGA
- a CDS encoding TonB-dependent receptor gives MKTMQDAPRARRTALALAAMSLCPPAALAQAQPRTTDTKALQEVVVTAERRSTHVQKTAISLATVSGDEMREKGQTTLEAALSDTPAVSVMATPQGGQVFVRGVGSQGDSNWVDPAISLNLDGVYSGRAERVFASMYDVARVEVLRGPQGTLYGRNSTGGSVNVLTHNPGPRLGGAVNLQLGNYQLRHADAALNVPLGEQWALRVAALREKREGYFSNGGRASDLSAGRIKLQYRPSNDVTLLATVDSFDSRGAGATTVPRAFAGGPPFFNWQTDHANPWQVDDLHPADVQRTRFTTTTLQADVNLGFGLLSVQPALVKSRRMTQTDLVAGIAAPGSTLPLPETIWEETQKTLELRLAAPARAPWQWVLGAYAFEASNVQTGVPPSFPPPTWESYDTRVPAASRALFGQLTAPLMPGLRGTAGLRHTRDEKTYHYGVHSTAVWTGAAYDSGIQQVSQTYSATTGKLGLEWDLSRQAMAYAQWASGHKAGGFGIAMPPQAYEPEHLDAIELGLKSRFLDNRLQINGELYAYQYKNYQVMYQDAAAPSPVPGDASASFMQYVVNAGAGRIRGFEVESRWRALPDTELRAAFTYNDAHYGHFALAALQGMNGARVVGTPRWSLTLGAEQTWELGDGLGLLRAGWSTRFSDGYTVSLNHSMPGGNLNGQQARFHKTDLRLSYAPMHERWSAGLWLKNLENKAQTTQVLPFGRAQITDPRTVGVNLGWKF, from the coding sequence ATGAAGACCATGCAAGACGCGCCGCGTGCGCGCCGGACGGCGCTGGCGCTGGCCGCGATGAGCCTGTGCCCGCCCGCCGCGCTGGCCCAGGCCCAGCCCCGGACCACCGACACCAAGGCCCTGCAGGAGGTGGTGGTGACGGCCGAGCGCCGCAGCACCCATGTGCAGAAGACGGCCATCTCGCTGGCCACCGTCAGCGGCGACGAGATGCGCGAGAAGGGCCAGACCACGCTCGAGGCCGCGCTCAGCGACACGCCCGCCGTCAGCGTGATGGCCACGCCGCAGGGTGGCCAGGTGTTCGTGCGCGGCGTGGGCTCGCAGGGCGACAGCAACTGGGTCGACCCCGCCATCTCGCTGAACCTCGACGGCGTGTACAGCGGCCGCGCCGAGCGCGTGTTCGCCAGCATGTACGACGTGGCCCGGGTGGAGGTCTTGCGCGGCCCGCAGGGCACGCTGTACGGCCGCAACTCCACCGGCGGCAGCGTCAACGTGCTCACCCACAACCCCGGCCCGCGCCTGGGCGGTGCCGTGAACCTGCAGCTGGGCAACTACCAGCTGCGCCATGCCGATGCCGCGCTGAACGTACCGCTGGGCGAGCAGTGGGCCCTGCGCGTGGCGGCCCTGCGCGAAAAGCGCGAGGGTTACTTCAGCAATGGCGGCCGGGCGTCCGACCTGAGCGCCGGGCGCATCAAGCTGCAGTACCGGCCCAGCAACGACGTCACGCTGCTGGCCACGGTGGACAGCTTCGACAGCCGCGGCGCCGGCGCCACCACGGTGCCGCGCGCCTTCGCGGGCGGCCCGCCCTTCTTCAACTGGCAGACCGACCACGCCAACCCCTGGCAGGTGGACGATCTGCACCCGGCCGACGTGCAGCGCACCCGCTTCACCACCACCACGCTGCAGGCCGATGTGAACCTGGGCTTCGGCCTGCTCAGCGTGCAGCCGGCGCTGGTCAAGAGCCGCCGCATGACGCAGACCGATCTGGTGGCCGGCATCGCCGCGCCCGGCAGCACGCTGCCGCTGCCCGAGACGATCTGGGAAGAGACGCAGAAGACCCTGGAGCTGCGCCTGGCGGCCCCCGCGCGGGCGCCCTGGCAATGGGTGCTGGGGGCCTATGCCTTCGAGGCCAGCAATGTGCAGACCGGTGTGCCGCCGTCGTTTCCGCCGCCCACCTGGGAGAGCTACGACACCCGCGTGCCGGCCGCGTCACGCGCGCTGTTCGGCCAGCTCACGGCACCGCTGATGCCGGGCCTGCGCGGCACGGCGGGGCTGCGCCACACGCGCGACGAGAAGACCTACCACTACGGCGTGCACAGCACCGCGGTGTGGACCGGTGCGGCCTATGACAGCGGCATCCAGCAGGTGAGCCAGACCTACAGCGCCACCACCGGCAAGCTGGGGCTGGAGTGGGACCTGTCGCGCCAGGCCATGGCCTATGCGCAGTGGGCCAGCGGCCACAAGGCCGGGGGCTTCGGCATCGCGATGCCGCCGCAGGCCTACGAGCCCGAGCACCTCGATGCCATCGAGCTGGGCCTGAAGAGCCGCTTCCTCGACAACCGGCTGCAGATCAACGGCGAGCTCTACGCCTACCAGTACAAGAACTACCAGGTGATGTACCAGGACGCGGCCGCGCCCTCGCCGGTGCCGGGCGACGCCAGCGCCTCGTTCATGCAGTACGTGGTGAACGCCGGCGCCGGGCGCATCCGCGGCTTCGAGGTCGAGTCGCGCTGGCGTGCGCTGCCCGACACCGAGCTGCGCGCCGCCTTCACCTACAACGACGCGCACTACGGCCACTTTGCGCTGGCCGCGCTGCAGGGCATGAACGGTGCACGGGTGGTGGGCACACCGCGCTGGAGCCTGACGCTGGGCGCCGAGCAGACCTGGGAGCTGGGCGACGGCCTGGGCCTGCTGCGCGCCGGCTGGAGCACGCGCTTCTCGGACGGCTACACCGTCTCGCTCAACCACAGCATGCCCGGCGGCAACCTCAACGGCCAGCAGGCGCGCTTTCACAAGACCGATCTGCGCCTGAGCTACGCGCCGATGCATGAGCGCTGGTCAGCCGGCCTGTGGCTCAAGAACCTGGAGAACAAGGCCCAGACCACGCAGGTGCTGCCCTTCGGCCGCGCCCAGATCACCGACCCGCGCACCGTGGGCGTCAACCTTGGATGGAAGTTCTGA
- a CDS encoding nuclear transport factor 2 family protein — protein sequence MPQPFSAQRLALLIAVAIATGPLGPASAQEAGRGMDVRPFLRAVDSNRDGCATRDEWQRAGAPMSSYEMLKDARGCVTEAVMARTPAPDGIDTNRDGRLTLAEMKAFDKKMAPLMAQRAAPGGAPGTPGANGAPGAPGSAARPTISDGERAAATWAVQNLMSRHEYMHAAGLNLEEVDSFWVSRQGRFAKTAAFASPGWVMNGIETIRAAYGQGSRKDAEAARKALAAIDPGVKDSEAFFGAGAEWVMHTSTTPLIEVAGDGQTAQGAWYSPGIGIMPTVVDGKVKLTPVMFWEKYGGDFVKEDGVWKIWHLQMAYDFVPGLPAEMVAEVNKKLGDLAWKGLAGGVAVEAGERMSGELPPGFSKPRYSYPAYSPQRPGIVYPHLPRPYHSWGETFNNCNCEQ from the coding sequence GTGCCCCAACCATTTTCCGCGCAGCGCCTGGCGCTGCTGATCGCCGTCGCCATCGCCACCGGCCCGCTCGGCCCCGCCAGCGCGCAAGAAGCCGGCCGTGGCATGGACGTGCGCCCCTTTCTGCGCGCGGTGGACAGCAACCGCGACGGCTGTGCCACGCGCGACGAATGGCAGCGCGCCGGTGCGCCGATGTCGAGCTACGAGATGCTGAAGGACGCGCGCGGCTGCGTCACCGAAGCGGTGATGGCCAGGACCCCCGCGCCCGATGGCATCGACACCAACCGCGACGGCCGGCTCACGCTGGCCGAGATGAAGGCCTTCGACAAGAAGATGGCGCCGCTGATGGCTCAGCGCGCCGCACCGGGTGGCGCACCCGGCACACCCGGCGCAAACGGTGCACCGGGTGCACCGGGTTCAGCGGCCCGGCCCACCATCAGCGATGGCGAGCGCGCCGCGGCCACCTGGGCGGTGCAGAACCTGATGAGCCGCCACGAGTACATGCACGCCGCCGGCCTGAACCTCGAGGAGGTGGACAGCTTCTGGGTCTCGCGCCAGGGCCGCTTTGCCAAGACCGCGGCCTTTGCCAGCCCCGGCTGGGTGATGAACGGCATCGAGACCATCCGCGCGGCCTACGGCCAGGGCAGCCGCAAGGACGCCGAGGCCGCGCGCAAGGCGCTGGCGGCCATCGACCCCGGCGTGAAAGACAGCGAGGCCTTCTTCGGCGCCGGCGCCGAATGGGTGATGCACACCAGCACCACACCGCTCATCGAGGTGGCCGGCGATGGCCAGACGGCCCAGGGCGCCTGGTACTCGCCGGGCATCGGCATCATGCCCACGGTGGTGGACGGCAAGGTCAAGCTCACGCCGGTGATGTTCTGGGAGAAGTACGGCGGCGACTTCGTCAAGGAAGACGGCGTCTGGAAGATCTGGCACCTGCAGATGGCCTATGACTTCGTGCCCGGCCTGCCCGCCGAGATGGTGGCCGAGGTGAACAAGAAGCTGGGTGACCTGGCCTGGAAGGGCCTGGCCGGCGGCGTCGCGGTGGAGGCCGGCGAGCGCATGTCGGGTGAGCTGCCGCCGGGCTTCAGCAAACCCAGGTACAGCTACCCGGCCTACAGCCCGCAGCGCCCGGGCATCGTGTACCCGCACCTGCCCAGGCCGTACCACAGCTGGGGCGAAACCTTCAACAACTGCAACTGCGAGCAGTGA